One part of the Humulus lupulus chromosome 9, drHumLupu1.1, whole genome shotgun sequence genome encodes these proteins:
- the LOC133801686 gene encoding uncharacterized protein LOC133801686, which translates to MDVEELDQRKAENSTSIVDESLAQTVVLVKTDEAICHSMENNDLELLDEESKGVVDATGEVSDRVEQGTNNVISTDLAEVLDQIEQGINDNSSDSAVQVAVVETRIVINPSEAAAFAFVSEDSLALGLNAKVDELGFSKVSVEESKRKMPEAEKRSCVIDINCASAKSCENLDGDSVCRICHLTSNPSPDRRTATTSTTDLIHLGCECKEDLGIAHYQCAEAWFKIKGNRMCEICGETAKNVTGVGDVEFIDDWNERRLYMHNGADPSDRSGRCWRGQPFCNFLMACLVIAFVLPWFFRVNMF; encoded by the exons ATGGATGTGGAGGAACTTGATCAAAGGAAGGCTGAGAATTCGACCAGTATTGTTGATGAATCACTTGCTCAGACGGTTGTTTTGGTTAAAACAGATGAAGCAATCTGTCATAGCATGGAAAATAATGACTTAGAATTATTGGATGAGGAATCTAAAGGAGTGGTGGATGCAACTGGTGAGGTATCTGATCGAGTTGAGCAAGGAACTAACAATGTGATTTCAACTGATCTAGCTGAGGTATTGGATCAGATTGAACAAGGAATTAATGACAACTCATCTGATTCAGCTGTTCAGGTTGCAGTTGTTGAGACCAGAATTGTGATCAATCCCTCTGAGGCTGCTGCCTTTGCCTTTGTCAGTGAAGATAGTCTGGCCTTGGGGTTGAATGCCAAGGTTGATGAGTTGGGGTTTAGTAAAGTATCAGTGGAAGAGTCAAAGAGGAAAATGCCTGAGGCTGAGAAACGTTCTTGTGTGATTGATATAAACTGTGCAAGTGCCAAGAGTTGTGAAAATTTGGATGGTGATAGTGTTTGTAGAATCTGTCATTTGACTTCTAATCCATCTCCAGATAGAAGAACAGCAACTACTTCAACAACAGATTTGATTCATCTTGGTTGCGAGTGTAAGGAAGACCTAGGCATTGCACATTATCAATGTGCTGAAGCTTGGTTTAAAATAAAAGGCAACAG AATGTGCGAAATTTGTGGCGAGACTGCTAAGAATGTTACTGGTGTTGGGGATGTCGAGTTTATCGACGACTGGAATGAAAGAAGATTATATATGCATAACGGTGCTGATCCATCGGATAGGAGTGGAAGATGTTGGCGGGGACAACCCTTCTGTAACTTCTTGATGGCGTGCCTGGTAATAGCTTTTGTTCTCCCATGGTTCTTTCGGGTAAATATGTTCTAG
- the LOC133801687 gene encoding pentatricopeptide repeat-containing protein DOT4, chloroplastic-like, which produces MLMVAKSSPNLFSVSPSHHDSKTDLVRNSSGSFSFKSSPRTYSPSLNAGSSFAVIRSSASVAKPIIHETIDYNAKITSFCEVGNLKKAMESLCGSQKSELELKTYCTVLELCAQKKSLQDGRKVHSVICESGVPVDGHLGSKLVFMYLTCRDLREGRRVFDAICSDRVFLWNLMINEYAKIRNHKESVNLYMKMQQLGVQANSHTLSCILKCFAALRNVKEGQRVHAYMCKMGFVSFNTVMNSLIAFYFKNGNVESAQKVFDELRDRDVISWNSMVSGYAANDMGEKGVEIFTQMLCLGIDVDLATLVNVLVACADIGTRSFGRAVHGYAIKASFHREIMFCNTLLDMYSKCGDMGAAVQVFKKIGKKSVVSWTSMMAGYVREGLSDDAIEIFYEMQTNGISPDIFTVTSILHACACSGSLDDGKVIHNYIRENDMDSNLFVCNALMDMYAKCGSMEEAHMIFAHMPTKDIVSWNTMIGGYSKNCLPNEALGLFSEMQHNLKPDGRTVACILPACASLAALDKGREIHGHILRNGYFQDRIVANALVDMYVKSGLLVLAQLLFDMIPEKDLFSWTVMISGYGMHGFGTEAIAAFEEMKDSGIEPDEVSFISILYACSHSGLLEEGRKFFNIMRNECNIEPMLEHYACIVDLYSRTGNLSMAYKFIKTMPIKPDATIWGALLCGCRTYHDVKLAEKVAERVFELEPENTGYYVLLANIYAEAEKWEEVRKLREKIGRKRLTKNPGCSWIEIRGKVNIFFSAGDSHRLAKEIESLLKMLRARMKEERHFPKLKYALINADDMEKEIALCGHSEKLAMAFGILSLPPGKTIRVTKNLRVCGDCHETAKFISKTLGRSIILRDSNRFHHFEDGHCSCRGFW; this is translated from the coding sequence ATGTTAATGGTGGCTAAATCCTCACCAAACTTATTCTCAGTCTCACCGAGTCACCACGACTCTAAGACAGACTTGGTAAGAAACTCATCTggctctttttccttcaaatcgTCCCCGAGAACCTACTCGCCATCTCTGAATGCAGGCTCTTCTTTTGCCGTAATCCGATCATCTGCTTCGGTCGCTAAACCCATTATCCATGAAACTATCGATTACAATGCAAAGATTACCTCTTTCTGTGAAGTGGGTAACCTGAAAAAAGCCATGGAATCGCTTTGTGGGTCCCAAAAATCAGAGCTCGAGCTAAAGACTTACTGCACTGTTTTAGAGCTCTGCGCACAGAAAAAATCATTACAAGACGGAAGAAAGGTTCACTCTGTTATTTGTGAGAGCGGCGTACCTGTTGATGGGCATTTGGGTTCAAAACTTGTCTTTATGTACTTAACTTGTAGAGATTTAAGAGAAGGAAGACGGGTTTTCGATGCCATTTGCAGTGACAGGGTTTTCCTTTGGAATCTTATGATAAATGAGTATGCAAAGATTCGTAATCACAAGGAGAGCGTAAATTTGTATATGAAGATGCAACAGTTGGGTGTGCAAGCAAACTCTCACACATTGTCTTGTATTTTAAAGTGCTTTGCAGCCTTGAGAAACGTAAAAGAAGGCCAAAGGGTTCATGCATATATGTGTAAAATGGGTTTTGTTTCTTTCAACACGGTTATGAATTCCTTAATTGCTTTCTACTTCAAAAATGGGAACGTCGAAAGTGCGCAGAAGGTGTTTGATGAATTGCGTGATAGAGACGTTATATCCTGGAATTCTATGGTGAGTGGGTATGCGGCTAATGATATGGGGGAGAAGGGAGTTGAGATTTTCACACAGATGCTTTGTTTGGGAATTGACGTGGATTTGGCCACATTAGTCAACGTTCTAGTGGCTTGTGCAGATATTGGAACTCGTTCGTTCGGAAGAGCAGTTCATGGTTATGCAATAAAAGCTTCTTTTCATAGGGAAATCATGTTCTGTAATACTTTACTGGACATGTATTCAAAATGTGGGGACATGGGTGCTGCAGTTCAAGTTTTTAAGAAGATTGGCAAAAAAAGTGTGGTGTCATGGACTTCAATGATGGCAGGTTATGTACGAGAAGGTCTTTCTGATGATGCTATTGAAATATTCTATGAAATGCAAACAAATGGCATCAGCCCAGATATCTTTACTGTTACGAGCATACTTCATGCTTGTGCTTGTAGCGGATCACTGGATGATGGCAAAGTTATTCACAATTACATTAGAGAAAATGATATGGATTCAAATTTGTTTGTCTGTAATGCGCTTATGGATATGTATGCCAAATGTGGAAGCATGGAAGAAGCTCACATGATTTTCGCTCACATGCCTACGAAGGACATTGTCTCGTGGAATACCATGATCGGAGGTTACTCCAAAAACTGTCTTCCAAATGAAGCTCTCGGATTATTTTCTGAGATGCAACATAATTTAAAGCCTGACGGTAGAACTGTAGCATGTATACTTCCTGCTTGTGCTAGCTTAGCAGCTCTAGACAAGGGCCGCGAGATCCATGGTCACATATTAAGAAATGGCTATTTCCAAGATCGAATTGTTGCTAATGCACTTGTTGACATGTATGTAAAGTCTGGGCTACTAGTACTTGCACAATTACTTTTTGATATGATTCCTGAAAAGGACCTGTTCTCATGGACAGTGATGATCTCTGGATACGGTATGCATGGATTTGGCACTGAAGCTATTGCTGCCTTTGAAGAAATGAAAGATTCAGGAATTGAACCTGATGAAGTTTCCTTCATTTCTATTCTTTATGCTTGTAGTCATTCAGGATTACTTGAGGAGGGACGGAAGTTTTTCAATATTATGAGAAATGAATGCAACATTGAGCCAATGTTGGAGCATTATGCATGTATTGTGGATCTTTATTCCCGAACTGGGAATTTATCAATGGCTTATAAGTTTATCAAAACTATGCCAATTAAGCCAGATGCTACAATCTGGGGTGCTTTGCTTTGTGGGTGTAGGACCTACCATGATGTCAAACTAGCAGAGAAAGTTGCAGAACGAGTTTTTGAACTAGAGCCTGAGAACACAGGTTATTATGTTCTTCTTGCCAATATATATGCCGAGGCAGAAAAGTGGGAGGAAGTGAGAAAGCTTAGAGAGAAAATTGGTAGGAAAAGGTTAACGAAGAATCCAGGCTGTAGTTGGATAGAGATCAGAGGCAAagttaatatatttttctcaGCAGGTGATTCACACCGGCTTGCGAAAGAGATTGAGTCACTACTGAAGATGTTAAGAGCGAGAATGAAGGAAGAAAGACACTTTCCCAAACTGAAGTATGCATTGATTAACGCAGATGACATGGAGAAAGAGATTGCACTCTGTGGGCACAGTGAGAAATTAGCTATGGCTTTTGGAATACTGAGCTTGCCTCCTGGAAAAACCATACGAGTCACCAAAAATCTTAGAGTTTGTGGGGACTGTCACGAGACAGCTAAGTTCATTTCCAAAACACTGGGGAGATCGATTATCTTGAGAGATTCAAACCGTTTTCACCATTTCGAAGATGGTCATTGTTCTTGCAGAGGTTTTTGGTAA
- the LOC133801688 gene encoding receptor-like protein 51 has translation MEQPPLLVTLLLLLSLLSARAFSATSPRVVVVTPTPAPVSSPTPPKNSTSPASPSLSPSSSPPSTPSSPSSSTLDPKQLRALQSLNIPTSKDPCTHPTQLQRNITLCDSSKPFSHLISLRILNCSDDVALSFTALKSLSTLQSLQFVNCPIAPISFPAELAESLRSFTCISSLRRLTGVWLSRLQNLTDLTVSNVQVNASGPFVILGNMKKIKSVTVSHANLTGFFPRHMNPNLTLIDFSGNKLRGRIPSSINRLENLLTLNLSSNTFNGEIPTTIGDLISLKNLSLASNSLSGDVPDSMSAIPGLVHVDLSSNQLNGTIPRYFTAMKTLKYLNLANNNFRGVMPFNASFISRLTVFKVGGNDNLCYNRSILSSKMKLGISPCDKHGFPLSPPPAKDSSEDDNSDSDYNDSDSDDTSRKDSHRGPNKYVLGVAIGLSSIVFLIIFLVLLSKCCR, from the coding sequence ATGGAGCAACCTCCTTTGTTAGTAACTCTGCTActtcttctctctcttctctcggCCAGAGCCTTCTCAGCTACTTCCCCACGAGTGGTCGTAGTCACCCCAACTCCGGCGCCTGTTTCTTCTCCGACCCCACCAAAGAACTCCACCTCCCCcgcttctccttctctttctccaTCTTCATCGCCGCCGTCTACTCCCTCGTCTCCGAGCTCCTCAACCCTCGACCCGAAGCAGCTCCGAGCCCTCCAATCGCTCAACATTCCCACCTCCAAAGATCCCTGCACGCATCCCACTCAGCTCCAAAGGAACATCACTCTCTGCGACTCATCCAAGCCGTTCAGCCACCTTATCTCTCTGCGCATCCTCAACTGCTCAGACGACGTTGCTTTGTCCTTCACTGCTCTCAAGTCCCTCTCCACTCTCCAGTCTCTCCAGTTCGTCAACTGCCCCATTGCCCCGATTAGCTTCCCGGCCGAGCTCGCCGAGTCTCTACGCTCCTTCACCTGCATCAGCAGCCTCCGCAGACTCACCGGCGTCTGGTTATCTCGCCTCCAAAACCTTACCGACCTCACAGTTTCCAATGTTCAGGTTAACGCCAGTGGCCCTTTCGTAATTCTCGGAAACATGAAGAAGATCAAGTCCGTAACCGTCTCTCACGCGAATCTTACAGGATTTTTTCCGAGGCACATGAATCCGAACCTCACGCTCATCGATTTTTCAGGTAACAAGCTCAGGGGGAGAATACCCAGTTCGATTAATCGCCTCGAAAACCTTCTGACTTTGAATCTTTCGTCTAATACATTCAACGGAGAAATACCCACCACGATTGGGGACCTCATTTCGCTCAAAAACCTCTCTTTGGCGTCGAACTCGTTGTCCGGGGACGTCCCTGATTCGATGTCGGCAATACCCGGTTTGGTCCACGTTGATCTGAGCTCCAATCAGCTCAACGGGACCATTCCCAGGTACTTCACAGCAATGAAGACATTGAAGTACTTGAATCTCGCTAACAACAACTTCCGTGGGGTAATGCCGTTCAATGCGTCGTTTATCAGTAGATTGACTGTGTTCAAAGTCGGTGGCAACGATAATCTCTGCTACAACAGATCGATTCTGTCGTCGAAAATGAAGCTGGGAATCTCTCCCTGTGATAAACACGGGTTCCCCTTGTCTCCGCCTCCAGCGAAAGATTCATCGGAGGATGACAACAGTGATTCAGACTACAACGACAGTGATTCCGATGACACATCCCGAAAGGACAGTCATCGTGGCCCAAACAAGTACGTTCTTGGTGTGGCCATTGGCCTCTCTTCCATAGTTTTCCTCATTATTTTCTTGGTTCTTCTCTCAAAATGCTGTCGCTGA